Proteins found in one Drosophila innubila isolate TH190305 chromosome X, UK_Dinn_1.0, whole genome shotgun sequence genomic segment:
- the LOC117789782 gene encoding uncharacterized protein LOC117789782 isoform X2, which produces MHGRHLILPHHHHVHLRSAGQEHHSSVANPNCSIEKMSVTQSQISIAIEVSNQTRHAIFELLEKWLLKHHKLANASEAATLYALHNLNLEYPLSVEANNTDYDGQDTQSPREELPRIYKSLNIVHHLMQIINKNLTKEVYDNFFKFFTEKINHNRSVVSEMIDIPENCWSEPKYTYNKTHDLLEYAVVNESMKLLKVIEKKYRFMQYQIQRQLQG; this is translated from the exons ATGCACGGTCGCCACTTAATCCTGCCGCACCACCATCACGTACATCTGAGATCCGCCGGACAGGAGCATCATTCATCCGTGGCTAATCCAAACTGCTCGATAGAGAAAATGTCGGTGACACAGAGTCAAATCTCAATCGCCATCGAAGTCAGCAATCAGACTCGGCACGCCATCTTTGAGCTGCTGGAGAAATGG TTGCTGAAACATCACAAGCTGGCCAATGCATCGGAAGCTGCGACACTATATGCATTGCATAACCTCAATCTCGAATATCCGCTCAGCGTGGAGGCCAACAACACTGACTACGATGGCCAGGACACTCAGTCGCCGCGGGAGGAGCTGCCCAGAATATATAAATCCTTGAACATCGTTCATCATTTGATGCAGATCATTAACAAGAACCTTACCAAAGAAGTCTACGACAATTTCTTCAAGTTTTTCACCGAGAAGATTAATCATAACAGGAGCGTGGTTAGCGAAATGATAGACATACCCGAGAACTGCTGGTCTGAGCCAAAATATACCTACAATAAGACTCACGATCTGTTGGAATATGCCGTTGTCAACGAGAGCATGAAGCTGCTTAAAGTTATCGAGAAGAAGTATCGATTTATGCAATACCAGATTCAGCGTCAGCTTCAGGGTTAG
- the LOC117789782 gene encoding uncharacterized protein LOC117789782 isoform X1, with the protein MSTNYWVLGALLLIVAASFPTNINALPRRMHGRHLILPHHHHVHLRSAGQEHHSSVANPNCSIEKMSVTQSQISIAIEVSNQTRHAIFELLEKWLLKHHKLANASEAATLYALHNLNLEYPLSVEANNTDYDGQDTQSPREELPRIYKSLNIVHHLMQIINKNLTKEVYDNFFKFFTEKINHNRSVVSEMIDIPENCWSEPKYTYNKTHDLLEYAVVNESMKLLKVIEKKYRFMQYQIQRQLQG; encoded by the exons ATGT CTACCAATTATTGGGTGCTGGGAGCACTTCTGCTAATAGTCGCCGCCAGTTTTCCAACCAATATAAACGCGCTGCCGCGTCGCATGCACGGTCGCCACTTAATCCTGCCGCACCACCATCACGTACATCTGAGATCCGCCGGACAGGAGCATCATTCATCCGTGGCTAATCCAAACTGCTCGATAGAGAAAATGTCGGTGACACAGAGTCAAATCTCAATCGCCATCGAAGTCAGCAATCAGACTCGGCACGCCATCTTTGAGCTGCTGGAGAAATGG TTGCTGAAACATCACAAGCTGGCCAATGCATCGGAAGCTGCGACACTATATGCATTGCATAACCTCAATCTCGAATATCCGCTCAGCGTGGAGGCCAACAACACTGACTACGATGGCCAGGACACTCAGTCGCCGCGGGAGGAGCTGCCCAGAATATATAAATCCTTGAACATCGTTCATCATTTGATGCAGATCATTAACAAGAACCTTACCAAAGAAGTCTACGACAATTTCTTCAAGTTTTTCACCGAGAAGATTAATCATAACAGGAGCGTGGTTAGCGAAATGATAGACATACCCGAGAACTGCTGGTCTGAGCCAAAATATACCTACAATAAGACTCACGATCTGTTGGAATATGCCGTTGTCAACGAGAGCATGAAGCTGCTTAAAGTTATCGAGAAGAAGTATCGATTTATGCAATACCAGATTCAGCGTCAGCTTCAGGGTTAG
- the LOC117788052 gene encoding uncharacterized protein LOC117788052, producing the protein MWSTLLLPLLLLHFSNLPATLALATAHGGLTVIEGSSTSTSTSTSSTTTSSTSSLSGSSPFGSGSGSGSGSGGGSGSGQRKRHRKRNSSWSDYRNYNENTTALEWMNPCGGSYYTPSSTERRRAHRPKQIFNQLKRAAGTEYRMLNNSQEQKGIDIRNMQMWSLHNPNYKFLPKLKPNSTIALKRWYRNMQTYVASFAYLRRVQVNWDRHYLKRESPIAKELKSLLFSSRSMLCELEQAVNRTYPAPPPPPPTAKATLKQRRQTQLPQISRNDMNKRLKLRSKRRPLPASASPATAVTTATATATATATSATTIVEADSIDMRFVKHHYYEFLRTMWQLLRRDSKRERQQRRQRQQRRQQRQRQQQPTLQQQQHQLWQQQPQEQQQQQRMQLSLANAGNRNEFNEVSKPMYARDARDARDARDVSASASASHATTGRRGRGKRQQPLSTTATLSLLSSSSSASKLPSASASASASAATLRHQRRVLRT; encoded by the exons ATGTGGTCCACTCTGCTGTtaccgctgctgctgctgcacttcAGCAATCTGCCTGCCACACTCGCCCTGGCCACGGCCCATGGCGGCCTAACGGTAATCGAGGGatccagcaccagcaccagcaccagcaccagctCAACAACCACCAGCAGCACTAGCAGCTTGAGCGGCTCCTCCCCCTTTGGAAgcgggagtgggagtgggagtggaagTGGGGGTGGAAGTGGCAGCGGTCAACGGAAGCGTCATCGCAAGAGGAACAGCAGCTGGTCGGATTATCGCAACTACAATGAGAATACCACGGCCCTGGAGTGGATGAATCCCTGTGGTGGCTCCTATTACACGCCATCCTCCACAGAGCGTCGTCGTGCCCATCGTCCCAAGCAG ATCTTCAATCAATTGAAGCGCGCCGCCGGAACGGAGTATCGCATGCTGAACAACAGCCAGGAGCAGAAGGGCATCGATATCAGGAATATGCAGATGTGGTCGCTGCACAATCCCAACTACAAGTTTCTGCCCAAGCTCAAGCCCAATTCAACG ATCGCTTTGAAGCGCTGGTATCGCAACATGCAGACTTATGTGGCAAGTTTCGCGTACTTGCGTCGGGTGCAGGTCAACTGGGATCGTCATTATCTGAAGCGCGAGTCGCCCATTGCCAAGGAGCTGAAGAGTCTGCTGTTCAGCTCGAGGAGCATGCTCTGTGAACTGGAACAGGCCGTCAATCGCACCTATCCggcaccgccaccgccaccgccaacgGCTAAAGCGACACTCAAGCAGCGTCGACAGACGCAGCTGCCACAAATCTCGCGCAATGATATGAACAAGCGTCTCAAGCTGCGCAGCAAGCGTCGTCCACTGCCGGCGTCCGCgtcgccagcaacagcagtaacaacggcaacggcaacggcaacagcaacggcaacatcaGCAACTACTATCGTTGAGGCAGACTCAATTGATATGCGATTTGTGAAGCATCATTATTATGAGTTTCTGCGTAccatgtggcagctgctgcggcGCGACAGTAAGCGCGAGCGtcagcagcggcggcagcgacagcagcgtCGCCAGCAGCgtcagcgacagcagcagccgacgttgcaacagcagcaacaccagctgtggcagcaacagccgcaagagcagcaacagcagcagcggatGCAGCTATCGCTGGCAAACGCTGGCAATCGCAACGAATTCAATGAGGTGTCCAAGCCCATGTATGCCAGGGATGCCAGGGATGCCAGGGATGCCAGGGATGTCAGTGcttccgcctccgcctcccaCGCAACGACTGGACGACGCGGACGTGGCAAGCGCCAGCAGCCGCTATCGACAACTGcaacattatcattattatcatcatcatcatctgcgTCCAAGTTACCGTCTGCGTCTGCGTCTgcgtcagcgtcagcagcaACACTTCGACACCAGCGCCGCGTGCTGCGCACGTGA